A genome region from bacterium includes the following:
- a CDS encoding mechanosensitive ion channel: MEQFIEKAIEWASSSGISAATGLLILILGVWGARLVRGGTRKVLIKRQMEPTLVKFGSNFLYGALVIFVVTAALSNLGIQTTSIIAVLGAAGLAVGLALQSSLSNFAAGIMILIFHPFKVGDFIDGGGVMGTVEELGVFISRLRTPDNKVIFVPNGKLAGDNITNFTKNENRRMDLVVGVGYKEDVRRVKKVLEGIISEEERFLTDPAPKVAVLELADSSVNFAFRPWVPTNLYWDVYFDTMEKIKLRLDEEGIQIPFPQRDVHIHQATEVTAA, encoded by the coding sequence GTGGAACAGTTTATTGAAAAAGCCATCGAGTGGGCCAGCAGTTCAGGGATCTCGGCCGCCACCGGACTCCTCATCCTTATTTTGGGGGTCTGGGGCGCAAGGTTAGTAAGAGGAGGCACTCGCAAGGTTCTGATCAAGCGGCAAATGGAGCCCACTCTGGTCAAGTTCGGATCCAACTTTCTTTACGGAGCGCTTGTCATATTTGTAGTCACGGCGGCCCTCAGCAACCTGGGGATCCAGACCACCTCCATCATCGCAGTACTGGGCGCCGCTGGCCTGGCTGTTGGGCTCGCTCTTCAAAGTTCCCTGTCCAACTTCGCTGCGGGGATCATGATCCTTATCTTTCATCCGTTTAAGGTCGGAGACTTCATCGACGGGGGCGGAGTGATGGGCACAGTGGAGGAACTGGGAGTGTTCATTTCGCGGCTCAGGACTCCGGACAACAAAGTTATCTTTGTTCCCAACGGCAAACTGGCAGGTGACAACATCACCAACTTCACAAAGAATGAGAACCGGCGTATGGACCTGGTGGTGGGGGTCGGTTACAAGGAGGATGTGCGCAGGGTAAAGAAAGTCCTTGAGGGCATAATCAGTGAGGAAGAACGTTTCCTCACAGATCCGGCGCCCAAGGTGGCGGTGCTGGAACTTGCCGACAGCAGTGTTAACTTCGCCTTTCGTCCGTGGGTGCCGACGAATCTGTACTGGGATGTCTACTTCGACACCATGGAGAAGATCAAGCTGCGCCTGGATGAAGAGGGCATCCAGATCCCGTTTCCGCAGAGGGATGTGCATATTCATCAAGCAACCGAAGTTACCGCCGCCTGA
- a CDS encoding multiheme c-type cytochrome has protein sequence MKIRRSMFVILGTVALLVALPLVASAASACMDCHEKITPNIVKDFLSGEMGKSGLDCSNCHGEGHMSESDVANVQLPTEQTCGECHDEKLAQYMDGKHSLAWIAMDAMPKTGFQPHVYIQGLKGCGGCHKVGVRDEATRADYRYGSPCDSCHTRHKFSKAEALKPEACRTCHMGFDHPQWEMWSSSKHGVINLTEGDGSARAPKCQTCHMQDGDHRVMTSWGFMALRLPEPDEEWMGYRTTILKGLHILDPEGNPTARLDVVKAGKVARLSAEEWQAERDKMVDTCSKCHSRKYALTNLGGADQMIKEADKLMAEAITIVADLYGKGILRPEEGKVAYPDLLAFYDAMTPIEQTLYVMFLEHRMRAFQGAFHMNPDYVTWYGLAEMKKDLVEIKHQAGRMISESERK, from the coding sequence ATGAAGATCCGGCGTTCCATGTTTGTGATCCTGGGCACAGTAGCGCTCCTCGTAGCGCTTCCCCTGGTCGCTTCGGCGGCCAGTGCCTGTATGGATTGCCATGAAAAGATTACTCCTAACATTGTGAAGGATTTTCTCAGCGGCGAGATGGGTAAGTCCGGCCTCGATTGCTCCAACTGCCATGGTGAGGGTCACATGTCCGAATCCGATGTGGCAAATGTACAGCTCCCCACCGAACAGACCTGCGGCGAGTGCCACGATGAAAAACTGGCCCAGTACATGGACGGGAAACACAGTCTGGCCTGGATCGCAATGGATGCCATGCCTAAGACCGGTTTCCAGCCTCACGTTTACATCCAGGGGCTCAAAGGGTGTGGAGGCTGTCACAAGGTTGGTGTCAGGGATGAAGCTACTCGAGCCGATTACAGGTACGGATCCCCGTGCGATTCGTGCCACACACGTCACAAGTTCTCAAAAGCCGAGGCACTAAAGCCGGAAGCGTGTCGGACCTGTCACATGGGGTTCGATCACCCGCAGTGGGAAATGTGGTCCTCCTCAAAACACGGGGTTATTAACCTGACAGAAGGAGATGGATCGGCGCGTGCTCCCAAGTGCCAGACATGTCACATGCAGGACGGCGATCACAGGGTCATGACCTCCTGGGGCTTCATGGCTCTCAGACTTCCGGAACCCGATGAGGAGTGGATGGGGTACAGAACAACGATCTTAAAGGGACTCCACATTCTGGACCCCGAGGGGAACCCCACAGCAAGACTTGATGTGGTAAAGGCGGGGAAGGTCGCAAGGCTCTCCGCTGAGGAGTGGCAGGCTGAACGGGATAAGATGGTGGACACCTGCAGTAAATGTCACAGCAGAAAATATGCCCTGACCAACCTTGGCGGCGCCGATCAGATGATCAAGGAAGCCGACAAGCTGATGGCCGAGGCAATAACAATCGTGGCTGACCTTTACGGAAAGGGTATCCTCAGGCCTGAGGAGGGCAAGGTTGCCTACCCGGACCTGCTGGCCTTCTACGATGCCATGACCCCCATCGAGCAGACGCTGTACGTCATGTTCCTTGAGCATCGCATGCGGGCGTTCCAGGGTGCGTTCCATATGAACCCGGACTACGTGACCTGGTACGGTCTGGCTGAGATGAAGAAGGACCTCGTGGAGATCAAGCACCAAGCTGGGAGGATGATTTCAGAAAGTGAAAGGAAATAA
- a CDS encoding DMT family transporter has product MKQGTLKADILLLITAAIWGFAFVAQRVGMEHIGPFLFNGIRFALGSLSLLPLIYFGLGNGKSRSAPPVSIRTRTKIVGSVLSGLVLFGGASLQQMGIVYTSAGKAGFITGLYVILVPIIGLRLRRKASTGTWIGAILAAAGLYLLSVTEQFTIAKGDFLVLLSAFMWAAHVLWISWLSPRMNPIILASSQFAICSVFSFLTAYALEPIVLSSILAATVPIFYGGLCSVGIAYTLQVVAQRDAHPAHASILLSMEGAFAVLGGWLMLNESLSARGLTGCALMLSGMLLSQLWEHTRILK; this is encoded by the coding sequence ATGAAGCAAGGAACACTTAAAGCCGACATTCTACTCCTCATCACGGCCGCCATCTGGGGTTTTGCCTTCGTGGCCCAGAGGGTGGGGATGGAACATATCGGTCCCTTTCTGTTTAACGGAATACGGTTTGCTCTCGGCAGCCTGTCCCTCCTTCCACTGATCTACTTTGGCCTGGGCAACGGAAAATCCCGATCAGCGCCCCCTGTTTCCATCAGGACCAGGACCAAGATCGTGGGATCAGTTCTCTCGGGTCTGGTACTCTTTGGCGGCGCGTCTCTTCAGCAGATGGGGATCGTCTACACCTCAGCCGGAAAAGCCGGATTCATCACCGGGCTTTATGTCATCCTCGTTCCTATCATCGGGCTGAGGTTGAGGCGAAAAGCCTCAACCGGAACATGGATCGGAGCCATTCTGGCTGCTGCAGGCCTTTATCTTCTGAGCGTCACCGAGCAGTTCACCATCGCCAAAGGGGATTTCCTGGTCCTTTTGAGCGCTTTCATGTGGGCCGCTCACGTCCTCTGGATCAGCTGGCTTTCCCCTCGTATGAACCCGATCATTCTGGCTTCATCACAGTTCGCCATCTGCTCTGTTTTCAGCTTCCTTACCGCCTACGCACTGGAACCGATCGTGCTAAGTTCCATCCTCGCTGCGACAGTCCCCATTTTTTACGGTGGACTTTGCTCCGTAGGGATCGCCTACACCCTCCAGGTGGTGGCCCAGAGGGACGCTCACCCGGCCCACGCCTCCATCCTCCTGAGCATGGAGGGGGCTTTCGCTGTCCTCGGTGGCTGGCTGATGCTCAATGAAAGTCTATCTGCAAGAGGTCTAACCGGATGCGCTTTGATGCTTTCCGGGATGCTGCTATCCCAATTATGGGAACACACACGGATCTTGAAGTAA
- a CDS encoding PepSY-associated TM helix domain-containing protein, with amino-acid sequence MLLILISGVLLNHIHGFNSNYKIVQEQFKLPPEVAANALTPPGVQAVLDNIGESRPYDAVFQPDSDSLHIFVAGSVVEVDLKEGSAMYEKVAERPILKGMNDLHLNRAGKLWTWMADIYAVAFGLLSLTGLFVLTGRKGITGRGAWLTGIGVAIPIALAVIFL; translated from the coding sequence ATGCTTTTAATCCTCATATCCGGGGTGCTCTTGAACCACATCCACGGATTCAACTCCAACTACAAGATAGTACAGGAGCAGTTCAAACTTCCTCCGGAGGTTGCAGCCAATGCCTTGACTCCACCTGGGGTGCAGGCCGTCCTGGATAACATTGGAGAATCCAGGCCCTATGACGCTGTTTTTCAGCCCGATTCCGATTCCTTGCATATCTTTGTTGCCGGCAGCGTAGTGGAGGTGGATCTTAAAGAGGGGTCGGCGATGTATGAAAAGGTTGCCGAACGCCCGATCCTTAAGGGCATGAACGACCTGCACCTTAACCGGGCGGGAAAACTCTGGACCTGGATGGCTGATATCTATGCCGTGGCTTTCGGTCTGCTCTCCCTTACCGGCCTTTTTGTTCTGACAGGCAGGAAAGGGATAACGGGGCGCGGCGCCTGGCTCACCGGCATCGGCGTCGCCATCCCCATAGCCCTTGCTGTGATATTCTTGTAG